The genomic stretch AAAGAAATCGTATTAAAAAAAAGAAACACCTAGCAAAATCCATCCAATTACTAACAATAAACCACCAAGTGGCGTTATTGGTCCTAAAAAGCGCAATTTTTTGCCTTTTGCACTACTGATACAAAATCCGTAAATACTGAACGAAAATAAAAAAATTCCTATAATAAAACACCAAGCAACGGCAGTTTGTAATGTTTCCGTAAACGAGAATTGAAACCCGATTATTAACAATACAATTGCGTGATATAGTTGGTATTTTACGCCAGTTTCAAAGCTTTTAAGTAAATCTTCTGAAAAAATTTTCTTCAATGCATGCGCACCAAAAGCGCCAAAAATAATTCCCAATGCGCCATACAGAGCGGCAATTAATAATACATAATCTTTCACACGTTTAAATTTTAGTAATTATTCAATAAAAATTTAATTATAAAATTAAGAACGTGTGTAACCACTTCGTTCTCACATTAAAAACTTTAAACACAGCTTCTTTGCAGAAGATATGTTTAAAGTTTTTAATGTTCGTTTCATAGCACAAAGGTAAAATATATTACTGATTCATCTCCATATCAGAAGTAAATTGACAGCATTTAGGCAACTCTTTATATGCAGCTTTGTCACCAGTTGCTTGCTCAGTATCGTAACCAGCGGCAGCAATTGCTTTATGCATATCTTTTTCATTTGCTTTTGCTTCATCATATGAAATAGCAATACTTTTCTTCTTTACGTCCCAATTTGCATCTGCAACACCATCTACACTTTTGGCAGCTTTTTCAATGGTAGTTTTACACATTCCGCAATTTCCACGCACGCCAAAATTTGCCATTGACAATTCTTTTCCTTGTTCAGTAGTTGTATTTACTTCAGTTTTTGTTTCGTTTTTACAACCAATTACCGCCAATGAAGCGATTACGAATACACTTAAAATTATTTTTTTCATATCTTTTAATTTATTGATTTTCTTGACTTTTTTCCAAAAATAGCTTCTTTAGATGTATCTCTATAAATAATTAACTAAAAAAATGGAAAAGAGATACTCTTTTAGACTTGTTTCGCTGTTGGAATTAAAATGTGACATACCGAACTGTTATATAACTCAACAGGAAAGTAGACTGAGGCACTCGAAATCCACAATAGAATATTCCATAAAAAAGAGCAAACCATTATAGTTCGCTCTTTTTACTGGTAAATAAGTATATGTCTTTTTAGCAGATTGGGCGTGTAGCGTAATCTACTTCGTTTGTTTTACAGCGCTCTCTTGAGTTGTATGTACATTCCGGTCCATCTTGTGTGCAAGCTATTGACTGTGGCCCTGTACCACATTGGTAATAATATCGCGTTTTCCTAGCACCGCCTATAACTCCGTCTTTATTTAAGCTTGAAACTGTAGATTTTTTAATCTGTAAGCTTTTTAGATTTTTTTTCTTC from Kordia antarctica encodes the following:
- a CDS encoding DUF423 domain-containing protein → MKDYVLLIAALYGALGIIFGAFGAHALKKIFSEDLLKSFETGVKYQLYHAIVLLIIGFQFSFTETLQTAVAWCFIIGIFLFSFSIYGFCISSAKGKKLRFLGPITPLGGLLLVIGWILLGVSFF
- a CDS encoding heavy-metal-associated domain-containing protein, with protein sequence MKKIILSVFVIASLAVIGCKNETKTEVNTTTEQGKELSMANFGVRGNCGMCKTTIEKAAKSVDGVADANWDVKKKSIAISYDEAKANEKDMHKAIAAAGYDTEQATGDKAAYKELPKCCQFTSDMEMNQ